The DNA sequence CAGCAGCGCGGCGGCGGCGGGGGTGGCCTCCAGGCCGCCCTGGCCGCGCAGCCGGTCGTCGCGCAGCGCGGCGAAGGGGCGCTCGGGCTCGGCGGCGTCGGCCGGCTGCAGCTCCAGCCGCACCTTGCCCGGGGTCTTCCAGAGGACGCGGGCCGGCATGCTGAGGCTGCCGGCCGGCGGGGCCAGCGCCCCCAGCCGGGCCAGGGCCGGGCCGCTCAGCTCGAGCGTGCCGGTCACCTCCACCGCCCCCACCTGCAAGGCGGCGCGCCGCTCGGCCACCTTGGCCACCACCGCGGACGGCGGCAGGACGTAGGCGGGCGCGGCGGCGGGGGCCAGGAGCAGCGCCAGCGCCAGCGGCGCGCCCCGGCCAGACCTCACAGGATCCCCTTCAGGTACTCGCGCAGCGGCGCCGCGATCTCCGGGCGCTTGAGCGCGAAGGCGATGTTGGCCTTCAGGTAGCCGAAGCGGTCGCCGGCGTCGTAGCGATCGCCCTCGAACCGGTAGCCCAGCAGCCCCTCCTCCCGGGCCAGCACGGCCAGGGCGTCGGTGAGCTGGATCTCGCCTCCCACGCCGGGCTTCACCTGCTCCAGCAGCTCGAAGATGCGCGGCGGCAGGACGTAGCGCCCGATGACCGCCAGGTTGGAGGGCGGGTCCTTCCTGGGCTTCTCCACCAGCCGCTCGATGCGGGTGGTGCGGGCGTCGAGGGCCGTGCCGGCGGCGATGCCGTACATGCTGGTCTCCTCGGGCGGCACCTCCATGAGCGCGATGGTGCCCTTGCCGTGGCGCTGGTAGCAGTCGGTGAGCTGGCGGGTGGCCGGCACGGCGGCGTCGATGATGTCGTCGCCCAGCATCACCACGAAGGGCTCGTCGCCCACCAGGGCCTTGGCGCACAGCACCGCGTGCCCCAGCCCGAGCGGCTCCTGCTGCCGCACCGTCACCACGTTGGCCATCCGGGCGATGGCGCGCATCTGCTTGCGCAGCTCCAGCTTCCCGGTGCGCTCCAGGTTGGCCTCCAGCTCGGCCGCCAGGTCGAAGTGGTCGACGATGGAGTCCTTGCCGCGGGCGCAGATCAGGATGACGTCGCGCACCCCCGCCGCCACCGCCTCCTCGACGATGTACTGGATGGTCGGGGTGTCGACGATGGGCAGCAGCTCCTTGGGGACGGCCTTGGTGGCCGGGAGGAAGCGGGTGCCGAGGCCTGCTGCCGGGATGACCGCCTTGCGGATGGGCTTCGCCATGGGGGCGCACGATACCACCACTCTTTTGCACCGGCGTCGGCGCGCCGCTATGGTCGCCCCGTGCGCGCCCGCCCCCTGCTCCTCGCCCTCGGCCTCCTCGTCGCCGCCCCGGCCCGTCCGGCCACGCCGCCCCCCGGCGGGGTCGCGGACCTGGCCGGGCCGCGCACCCTGGGGCTGGCCGGCGCCACCGGCGTGGTCTCGGGCAACGACGGCCTGTTCGTCAACCCGGCGGCCACCGCGGTGCAGCGCCGCTACTCCATCGAGTCGCTCTTCCTGGTGGACCGGCGCGGCGCCGACTCGGCGGGCCAGTACCTGGGCGCCTCGGTGGTGGACTCGATCTCGGCGCCGGCGGCCGCCTCGCTGGCCTGGGTCCGCTC is a window from the Anaeromyxobacter sp. genome containing:
- the galU gene encoding UTP--glucose-1-phosphate uridylyltransferase GalU encodes the protein MAKPIRKAVIPAAGLGTRFLPATKAVPKELLPIVDTPTIQYIVEEAVAAGVRDVILICARGKDSIVDHFDLAAELEANLERTGKLELRKQMRAIARMANVVTVRQQEPLGLGHAVLCAKALVGDEPFVVMLGDDIIDAAVPATRQLTDCYQRHGKGTIALMEVPPEETSMYGIAAGTALDARTTRIERLVEKPRKDPPSNLAVIGRYVLPPRIFELLEQVKPGVGGEIQLTDALAVLAREEGLLGYRFEGDRYDAGDRFGYLKANIAFALKRPEIAAPLREYLKGIL